A region of Etheostoma cragini isolate CJK2018 chromosome 24, CSU_Ecrag_1.0, whole genome shotgun sequence DNA encodes the following proteins:
- the LOC117939462 gene encoding kinesin heavy chain-like isoform X2, whose product MEGKLHDPQLMGIIPRIAQDIFDHIYSMDENLEFHIKVSYFEIYLDKIRDLLDVSKTNLAVHEDKNRVPYVKGCTERFVSSPEEVMDVIDEGKNNRHVAVTNMNEHSSRSHSIFLINIKQENVETEKKLSGKLYLVDLAGSEKVSKTGAEGAVLDEAKNINKSLSALGNVISALAEGTKTHVPYRDSKMTRILQDSLGGNCRTTIIICCSPSVYNEAETKSTLMFGQRAKTIKNTVSVNLELTAEEWKKKYEKEKEKNKSLKNAMQRLEVELNRWRNGEKVPEDEQLSSKDQKGAEPYDNTPVIDNLLPPGGGVLHPANERNQYEDDVSNLYKQLDDKDDEINQHSQLAEKLKEQMIDQEELLASTRRDYEKIQEELCRLQTENELAKEEVKEVLQALEELAVNYDQKSQEVGERDLANLQLVEELQHKTALLSAVQSELSQLQELSGLQRKRAAEVLNLLLRDLSDIGTIIGTGDVKTTASSETKGNGLAVEEEFTVARLYISKMKSEVKSLVNRSKQLESAQADTHRKIQANEKELASCQLLISQHQAKIRSLTDYMQNMEQKKRQLEESQDALTEELAKLQAQEKRHEVLGEEKEDISRLDRDEDIEKALEEQLENHREAHQKQLSRLRDEIGDKQRMLDQLTDLNQALLLEQERLMSDIDKLKAKEQEKDEKLQKLMMLNEQREQTREDLKGLEETVAKELQTLHNLRKVFVQDLTTRVQKSAELDFEEGLGNVAQKQKISFLENNLEQLTKVHKQLVRDNADLRCELPKLEKRLRATAERVKALENALKEAKENAMRDRKRYQQEVDRIKEAVRAENRARRGHSAQIAKPIRPGHHPPSSPISSSIRAGGVYTHNN is encoded by the exons ATGGAG GGCAAACTGCACGACCCCCAGTTGATGGGAATCATCCCTCGCATCGCTCAAGACATCTTTGATCACATCTACTCCATGGACGAGAACCTCGAGTTTCATatcaag GTTTCCTATTTTGAAATCTACTTGGACAAGATCAGAGACCTCCTGGATG TGTCGAAGACGAATCTCGCTGTGCACgaagacaaaaacagagtgcCCTATGTCAAG GGTTGTACTGAGCGTTTTGTGTCCAGTCCGGAGGAGGTGATGGACGTCATCGATGAGGGCAAAAACAATCGGCACGTGGCAGTGACGA ACATGAATGAGCACAGCTCTCGCAGCCACAGCATCTTCCTCATCAACATCAAGCAGGAAAACGTGGAGACGGAGAAGAAGCTGTCGGGGAAGCTCTACCTGGTCGACCTGGCGGGCAGCGAGAAG GTCAGCAAGACGGGAGCAGAGGGAGCCGTGTTGGATGAGGCAAAGAACATCAACAAATCTTTGTCGGCGCTGGGAAACGTAATTTCAGCTCTGGCCGAGGGAACA aaaacCCATGTGCCGTACAGAGACAGTAAGATGACTCGCATCCTGCAGGACTCTCTGGGGGGAAACTGTcgcaccaccatcatcatctgCTGCTCGCCGTCCGTCTACAACGAGGCTGAGACCAAGTCCACACTCATGTTTGGACAAAG AGCCAAGACCATCAAGAACACGGTGTCGGTGAACCTGGAGCTGACGGCCGAGGAGTGGAAAAAGAAATacgagaaggagaaggagaagaacaaGAGCCTGAAAAATGCCATGCAGAGGCTTGAAGTGGAACTGAACCGCTGGAGGAACG GGGAGAAAGTTCCTGAGGACGAGCAGCTGAGCTCTAAAGATCAGAAGGGCGCCGAGCCATATGACAACACTCCCGTCATCGACAACCTGCTGCCGCCCGGAGGAGGCGTCTTGCACCCAGCCAACGAGCGCAACCAATACGAGGACGACGTCAGCAACCTCTACAAACAGCTGGATGACAAG GATGATGAGATCAACCAACACAGTCAGCTGGCAGAGAAACTCAAGGAGCAGATGATTGACCAGGAAGAG CTGCTGGCGTCTACGCGGCGTGACTACGAGAAGATCCAGGAGGAGCTGTGTCGCCTGCAGACAGAAAACGAGCTGGCcaaggaggaggtgaaggaggtGCTGCAGGCCCTGGAGGAGTTGGCCGTCAACTACGACCAAAAGAGCCAAGAGGTGGGGGAGAGAGACCTAGCCAATCTGCAGCtggtggaggagctgcagcacaaGACG GCGTTGCTGTCAGCGGTGCAGAGCGAGCTGAGTCAGCTGCAGGAGCTGAGCGGCCTACAGAGGAAGAGAGCTGCCGAGGTCCTCAACCTATTGCTGCGAGACCTCAGTGACATTGGCACCATCATTGGCACCGGTGACGTGAAGACCACCGCG TCCTCCGAGACGAAGGGGAACGGCTTGGCGGTGGAGGAGGAGTTTACCGTGGCTCGCCTCTACATCAGCAAGATGAAGTCTGAGGTCAAGTCTCTGGTGAACCGCAGCAAGCAGCTGGAGAGCGCTCAGGCTGACACCCACCGCAAGATCCAGGCCAATGAGAAGGAGCTGGCGTCCTGTCAGTTGCTCATCTCCCAG CACCAGGCCAAGATCCGCTCTCTGACGGACTACATGCAGAACATGGAGCAGAAGAAGAGGCAGCTGGAGGAGAGTCAGGACGCTCTGACCGAAGAGCTCGCCAAACTGCAGGCTCAGG AGAAAAGACACGAGGTGttgggagaggagaaggaggacatCAGCAGACTGGATAGAGACGAGGACATCGAG AAAGCGCTGGAGGAGCAGTTGGAGAACCACCGGGAGGCTCATCAGAAGCAGCTCAGCCGCCTTCGAGACGAGATTGGAGACAAGCAGAGGATGCTGGACCAACTCACAGa TCTAAACCAGGCTCTGCTACTGGAGCAGGAGAGACTCATGTCGGACATTGACAAACTGAAGGCCAAAGAGCAGGAGAAGGATGAAAAGCTACAGAAACTCAT gATGCTGAATGAACAGAGGGAGCAGACCAGAGAGGACTTAAAGGGATTGGAGGAGACAGTG GCTAAAGAGCTGCAGACTCTGCACAACCTGCGCAAAGTCTTTGTTCAGGACCTCACCACGCGGGTTCAGAAG agtGCGGAGCTGGACTTTGAGGAGGGACTTGGCAACGTGGCCCAGAAACAGAAGATCTCCTTCCTGGAGAACAACTTGGAACAGCTCACCAAGGTCCACAAGCAG CTGGTACGAGACAATGCAGACCTGCGCTGCGAGCTGCCCAAGCTGGAGAAGCGTCTTCGGGCCACGGCCGAGCGAGTCAAAGCCCTGGAGAACGCCCTGAAGGAGGCCAAGGAGAACGCCATGAGGGACCGCAAGCGCTACCAGCAGGAGGTGGACCGCATCAAAGAGGCTGTGCGGGCCGAGAACAGGGCCAGGAGAGGCCACTCCGCACAGATCG CGAAGCCCATCCGACCAGGCCATCATCCACCGTCATCCCCCATCAGCAGCTCCATCAGAGCCGGAGGCGTCTACACCCACAACAACTGA
- the LOC117939462 gene encoding kinesin heavy chain-like isoform X1, whose translation MMDAAECGVRVMCRFRPLNESEINRGDKYIPKFKEDDTVVITSKPYVFDRVLPPNTSQEQVYDQCAKQIVKDVLGGYNGTIFAYGQTSSGKTHTMEGKLHDPQLMGIIPRIAQDIFDHIYSMDENLEFHIKVSYFEIYLDKIRDLLDVSKTNLAVHEDKNRVPYVKGCTERFVSSPEEVMDVIDEGKNNRHVAVTNMNEHSSRSHSIFLINIKQENVETEKKLSGKLYLVDLAGSEKVSKTGAEGAVLDEAKNINKSLSALGNVISALAEGTKTHVPYRDSKMTRILQDSLGGNCRTTIIICCSPSVYNEAETKSTLMFGQRAKTIKNTVSVNLELTAEEWKKKYEKEKEKNKSLKNAMQRLEVELNRWRNGEKVPEDEQLSSKDQKGAEPYDNTPVIDNLLPPGGGVLHPANERNQYEDDVSNLYKQLDDKDDEINQHSQLAEKLKEQMIDQEELLASTRRDYEKIQEELCRLQTENELAKEEVKEVLQALEELAVNYDQKSQEVGERDLANLQLVEELQHKTALLSAVQSELSQLQELSGLQRKRAAEVLNLLLRDLSDIGTIIGTGDVKTTASSETKGNGLAVEEEFTVARLYISKMKSEVKSLVNRSKQLESAQADTHRKIQANEKELASCQLLISQHQAKIRSLTDYMQNMEQKKRQLEESQDALTEELAKLQAQEKRHEVLGEEKEDISRLDRDEDIEKALEEQLENHREAHQKQLSRLRDEIGDKQRMLDQLTDLNQALLLEQERLMSDIDKLKAKEQEKDEKLQKLMMLNEQREQTREDLKGLEETVAKELQTLHNLRKVFVQDLTTRVQKSAELDFEEGLGNVAQKQKISFLENNLEQLTKVHKQLVRDNADLRCELPKLEKRLRATAERVKALENALKEAKENAMRDRKRYQQEVDRIKEAVRAENRARRGHSAQIAKPIRPGHHPPSSPISSSIRAGGVYTHNN comes from the exons ATGATGGATGCGGCGGAGTGCGGGGTGAGGGTGATGTGCCGCTTCAGGCCCCTGAACGAGTCCGAAATAAACAGAGGGGACAAATACATCCCCAAATTCAAAGAAGACGACACGGTGGTGATAACG AGTAAACCCTACGTGTTCGACCGCGTGCTGCCCCCCAACACGTCCCAGGAACAGGTGTACGACCAGTGTGCCAAACAGATAGTTAAAG ATGTGCTGGGCGGCTACAACGGGACCATCTTCGCTTACGGACAGACGTCCTCCGGAAAGACACACACCATGGAG GGCAAACTGCACGACCCCCAGTTGATGGGAATCATCCCTCGCATCGCTCAAGACATCTTTGATCACATCTACTCCATGGACGAGAACCTCGAGTTTCATatcaag GTTTCCTATTTTGAAATCTACTTGGACAAGATCAGAGACCTCCTGGATG TGTCGAAGACGAATCTCGCTGTGCACgaagacaaaaacagagtgcCCTATGTCAAG GGTTGTACTGAGCGTTTTGTGTCCAGTCCGGAGGAGGTGATGGACGTCATCGATGAGGGCAAAAACAATCGGCACGTGGCAGTGACGA ACATGAATGAGCACAGCTCTCGCAGCCACAGCATCTTCCTCATCAACATCAAGCAGGAAAACGTGGAGACGGAGAAGAAGCTGTCGGGGAAGCTCTACCTGGTCGACCTGGCGGGCAGCGAGAAG GTCAGCAAGACGGGAGCAGAGGGAGCCGTGTTGGATGAGGCAAAGAACATCAACAAATCTTTGTCGGCGCTGGGAAACGTAATTTCAGCTCTGGCCGAGGGAACA aaaacCCATGTGCCGTACAGAGACAGTAAGATGACTCGCATCCTGCAGGACTCTCTGGGGGGAAACTGTcgcaccaccatcatcatctgCTGCTCGCCGTCCGTCTACAACGAGGCTGAGACCAAGTCCACACTCATGTTTGGACAAAG AGCCAAGACCATCAAGAACACGGTGTCGGTGAACCTGGAGCTGACGGCCGAGGAGTGGAAAAAGAAATacgagaaggagaaggagaagaacaaGAGCCTGAAAAATGCCATGCAGAGGCTTGAAGTGGAACTGAACCGCTGGAGGAACG GGGAGAAAGTTCCTGAGGACGAGCAGCTGAGCTCTAAAGATCAGAAGGGCGCCGAGCCATATGACAACACTCCCGTCATCGACAACCTGCTGCCGCCCGGAGGAGGCGTCTTGCACCCAGCCAACGAGCGCAACCAATACGAGGACGACGTCAGCAACCTCTACAAACAGCTGGATGACAAG GATGATGAGATCAACCAACACAGTCAGCTGGCAGAGAAACTCAAGGAGCAGATGATTGACCAGGAAGAG CTGCTGGCGTCTACGCGGCGTGACTACGAGAAGATCCAGGAGGAGCTGTGTCGCCTGCAGACAGAAAACGAGCTGGCcaaggaggaggtgaaggaggtGCTGCAGGCCCTGGAGGAGTTGGCCGTCAACTACGACCAAAAGAGCCAAGAGGTGGGGGAGAGAGACCTAGCCAATCTGCAGCtggtggaggagctgcagcacaaGACG GCGTTGCTGTCAGCGGTGCAGAGCGAGCTGAGTCAGCTGCAGGAGCTGAGCGGCCTACAGAGGAAGAGAGCTGCCGAGGTCCTCAACCTATTGCTGCGAGACCTCAGTGACATTGGCACCATCATTGGCACCGGTGACGTGAAGACCACCGCG TCCTCCGAGACGAAGGGGAACGGCTTGGCGGTGGAGGAGGAGTTTACCGTGGCTCGCCTCTACATCAGCAAGATGAAGTCTGAGGTCAAGTCTCTGGTGAACCGCAGCAAGCAGCTGGAGAGCGCTCAGGCTGACACCCACCGCAAGATCCAGGCCAATGAGAAGGAGCTGGCGTCCTGTCAGTTGCTCATCTCCCAG CACCAGGCCAAGATCCGCTCTCTGACGGACTACATGCAGAACATGGAGCAGAAGAAGAGGCAGCTGGAGGAGAGTCAGGACGCTCTGACCGAAGAGCTCGCCAAACTGCAGGCTCAGG AGAAAAGACACGAGGTGttgggagaggagaaggaggacatCAGCAGACTGGATAGAGACGAGGACATCGAG AAAGCGCTGGAGGAGCAGTTGGAGAACCACCGGGAGGCTCATCAGAAGCAGCTCAGCCGCCTTCGAGACGAGATTGGAGACAAGCAGAGGATGCTGGACCAACTCACAGa TCTAAACCAGGCTCTGCTACTGGAGCAGGAGAGACTCATGTCGGACATTGACAAACTGAAGGCCAAAGAGCAGGAGAAGGATGAAAAGCTACAGAAACTCAT gATGCTGAATGAACAGAGGGAGCAGACCAGAGAGGACTTAAAGGGATTGGAGGAGACAGTG GCTAAAGAGCTGCAGACTCTGCACAACCTGCGCAAAGTCTTTGTTCAGGACCTCACCACGCGGGTTCAGAAG agtGCGGAGCTGGACTTTGAGGAGGGACTTGGCAACGTGGCCCAGAAACAGAAGATCTCCTTCCTGGAGAACAACTTGGAACAGCTCACCAAGGTCCACAAGCAG CTGGTACGAGACAATGCAGACCTGCGCTGCGAGCTGCCCAAGCTGGAGAAGCGTCTTCGGGCCACGGCCGAGCGAGTCAAAGCCCTGGAGAACGCCCTGAAGGAGGCCAAGGAGAACGCCATGAGGGACCGCAAGCGCTACCAGCAGGAGGTGGACCGCATCAAAGAGGCTGTGCGGGCCGAGAACAGGGCCAGGAGAGGCCACTCCGCACAGATCG CGAAGCCCATCCGACCAGGCCATCATCCACCGTCATCCCCCATCAGCAGCTCCATCAGAGCCGGAGGCGTCTACACCCACAACAACTGA